In one window of Mesorhizobium sp. B2-1-1 DNA:
- a CDS encoding sugar-binding transcriptional regulator, translating into MGRRRQGDSESGVTEGPEQVVNESRTDRLRIRAAWMYFVEQMTQNEIADVLGVGRVTIVRMLAEARSRNEVKITIESELSEIVRLERALERTFGLKQALVAPLTAPNADPIPAISAKTGIFLSDTMKSGMRVGVGWGQTLFSSLPFISTKSLTDFKVISLLGGVGVVRRYNPAEFAWRFAQIFQGDGYLIPTPAVVDSVETKIALVERCGLQEVFEMANVLDAVLLSVGGIASATTFSRGGFLKEADREALVARGAVGDLLFHFFDRNGDLVDHPVNSHVMSVEVDRLRKAPIRILTSGGEEKTAALLGAMNLIAPTILITDEESARRMLEAVNGS; encoded by the coding sequence TTGGGCAGGCGACGGCAGGGCGATAGCGAAAGCGGAGTGACCGAGGGGCCCGAACAGGTCGTCAACGAGAGCCGCACGGACCGCCTCAGGATCCGCGCCGCCTGGATGTATTTCGTCGAGCAGATGACGCAGAACGAGATCGCCGACGTGCTCGGCGTCGGCCGCGTCACCATCGTTCGCATGCTGGCGGAGGCGAGGTCCCGCAACGAGGTGAAAATCACCATCGAAAGCGAGTTGTCAGAGATCGTGCGGCTGGAGCGCGCGCTGGAGCGCACGTTCGGCCTGAAGCAAGCGCTGGTGGCGCCGCTGACCGCGCCCAATGCCGATCCGATCCCCGCGATCAGTGCGAAGACCGGGATTTTCCTGTCCGACACGATGAAATCCGGCATGCGCGTCGGCGTCGGCTGGGGTCAGACGCTTTTCTCGAGCCTGCCCTTCATCAGCACCAAATCGCTCACCGACTTCAAGGTCATTTCGCTGCTGGGCGGTGTGGGCGTCGTGCGCCGCTACAACCCGGCCGAGTTCGCCTGGCGCTTCGCCCAAATCTTCCAGGGCGACGGCTATCTGATCCCGACGCCGGCCGTCGTCGACAGCGTCGAGACAAAGATCGCGCTGGTCGAGCGTTGCGGCCTGCAGGAAGTTTTTGAGATGGCCAACGTGCTCGATGCCGTTCTGCTGAGCGTCGGCGGCATCGCTTCGGCCACCACCTTCTCTCGCGGCGGCTTTCTTAAGGAGGCGGACCGCGAGGCCTTGGTTGCGCGTGGCGCCGTTGGCGACCTTCTGTTCCATTTCTTCGACCGCAATGGCGATTTGGTCGACCATCCCGTCAACAGCCATGTGATGTCAGTGGAGGTCGATCGGCTGCGCAAGGCGCCGATCCGCATTCTCACGTCCGGCGGCGAAGAGAAGACAGCGGCGCTGCTCGGCGCCATGAACCTGATCGCGCCGACCATCCTGATCACCGACGAAGAGAGCGCAAGGCGCATGCTCGAGGCGGTCAACGGAAGCTGA
- a CDS encoding TIGR01459 family HAD-type hydrolase codes for MSGKLAERLDGIGALAERYQVFLVDQFGVLHDGSAPYPGAVAALAALKRAGKTVVLVSNSGRRAKPNEDRLLRLGFEAGSWDHFVSSGEVAWRSFHEMAGTGALRPGTNCLLISRDNDRTAIEGLPFVLTGAGDTANLVLIAASEGDRYDLDHYRRLLAPAAARKVPCFCTNPDKIMLTAVGPRFGAGEIADLYESLGGSVTRIGKPGPAIFDAALALAGEPDRASVVCVGDSVEHDIAGGNGSGIATALVLSGILADTSDLVAVFDEEQAWPDYVTGSFSFR; via the coding sequence ATGAGCGGGAAACTGGCTGAACGCCTCGACGGCATCGGAGCGCTGGCGGAGCGCTACCAGGTCTTCCTGGTCGACCAGTTCGGCGTGCTGCATGACGGCTCGGCCCCCTATCCCGGCGCGGTGGCGGCCTTGGCGGCACTGAAGCGCGCCGGCAAGACCGTGGTGCTGGTCTCCAACTCCGGCAGGCGCGCCAAGCCCAACGAGGACCGTTTGCTGAGGCTCGGCTTCGAGGCCGGAAGCTGGGATCATTTCGTTTCCTCCGGCGAGGTGGCGTGGCGATCCTTCCACGAAATGGCGGGGACCGGAGCGTTGCGGCCCGGCACGAACTGCCTGTTGATCAGCCGCGATAATGACCGCACAGCGATCGAGGGCCTGCCTTTTGTGTTGACCGGAGCCGGCGATACCGCCAACCTGGTACTGATCGCGGCCAGCGAAGGCGACCGCTACGACCTGGACCATTATCGCCGCCTGCTGGCGCCGGCGGCGGCGCGAAAGGTGCCATGCTTCTGCACCAATCCCGACAAGATCATGCTGACGGCGGTCGGGCCTCGCTTCGGCGCCGGCGAGATCGCCGATCTCTACGAGAGCCTGGGCGGCAGCGTCACCCGCATCGGCAAGCCCGGCCCGGCGATCTTCGATGCCGCACTGGCGCTGGCCGGCGAGCCCGACCGCGCCAGCGTGGTCTGCGTCGGCGATAGTGTCGAGCATGACATAGCGGGCGGAAACGGCTCCGGCATCGCCACGGCGCTGGTCCTGAGCGGGATATTGGCGGACACTTCGGATCTTGTCGCTGTTTTCGACGAGGAGCAGGCCTGGCCGGACTACGTCACGGGGTCCTTCAGCTTCCGTTGA
- a CDS encoding FGGY-family carbohydrate kinase, which produces MSPVAGSPLSDRLVIGVDIGTSGARAVAMRPDFSIAGQAAVRLDAFGQDPRSPAAWWQAVRAALAELIAGIDRTTVRAIAVDGTSGTLLPVDGAGRPLAEPLMYNDKVAGDDILAAIAREAPAGSAAHGATSGLAKALHFQHLPGVAAVLHQADWIAGQFSGRFDVSDENNALKTGYDVEARRWPDWIAATGMRMDLLPDVVEPGDVTGTLTAAMADLFGLGRDVIVVAGTTDGCASFLATGAAGVGDGVTALGSSLTIKILSDRPISAPRYGIYSHRLGNAWLAGGASNSGGKVLAQHFPLTRIIELSAMIDPATETGLDYYPLATSGERFPIADPALPPRLVPRPVDDADYLKAMFEGMAAIEALGYRRLGELGAPALTSVRSVGGGAANPAWSAIRQRKLGVAFLPALSDEAAAGTARLALKGANEAGLL; this is translated from the coding sequence ATGTCGCCCGTCGCCGGCTCGCCTCTCTCGGATCGCCTCGTCATCGGCGTCGATATCGGCACCTCGGGCGCCCGCGCCGTAGCCATGCGCCCGGACTTTTCAATTGCCGGCCAAGCCGCCGTCCGCCTCGACGCATTTGGCCAGGATCCGCGCAGCCCGGCGGCATGGTGGCAAGCGGTCCGGGCAGCGCTGGCGGAGTTGATTGCGGGCATCGACCGGACCACGGTCCGCGCCATCGCCGTGGATGGCACCTCGGGCACGTTGCTGCCGGTCGACGGTGCCGGACGGCCGCTCGCCGAACCGCTGATGTACAACGACAAGGTCGCCGGCGACGATATACTGGCCGCGATCGCGCGCGAGGCGCCGGCGGGCAGCGCCGCGCACGGCGCGACCTCAGGCCTCGCCAAGGCGCTTCACTTCCAGCATCTGCCGGGCGTGGCGGCGGTGCTGCATCAGGCGGACTGGATCGCCGGACAGTTCTCGGGCCGCTTCGACGTCAGCGACGAGAACAACGCCTTGAAAACCGGCTACGATGTCGAGGCCCGCCGTTGGCCGGACTGGATCGCGGCGACCGGAATGCGCATGGATTTGCTGCCTGACGTCGTCGAGCCGGGCGACGTCACCGGCACGCTCACCGCGGCGATGGCGGATCTGTTCGGCTTGGGCCGCGACGTGATCGTCGTTGCCGGCACGACCGATGGCTGCGCCTCTTTCCTGGCGACGGGTGCGGCGGGGGTCGGCGACGGAGTCACGGCGCTTGGCTCCTCGCTTACCATCAAGATCCTGTCCGACCGGCCGATCTCGGCGCCGCGATACGGCATCTACAGCCACCGGCTGGGCAATGCCTGGCTGGCCGGCGGGGCCTCGAATTCCGGCGGCAAGGTGCTGGCGCAGCATTTTCCCCTCACGCGCATCATCGAGCTCAGTGCCATGATCGACCCGGCGACCGAGACCGGCCTCGACTATTATCCGCTCGCCACATCGGGCGAACGCTTCCCGATCGCCGATCCGGCGCTCCCCCCGCGCCTCGTCCCGCGCCCGGTGGATGATGCCGACTATCTCAAGGCGATGTTCGAAGGCATGGCCGCGATCGAAGCGCTCGGCTATCGCCGGCTTGGCGAGCTCGGCGCGCCGGCGCTGACTTCGGTGCGCAGCGTCGGCGGCGGCGCGGCAAATCCGGCGTGGAGCGCGATCCGGCAGCGTAAGCTCGGCGTTGCGTTCTTGCCGGCTTTGTCGGACGAGGCCGCTGCCGGAACGGCGCGGCTGGCGTTGAAGGGTGCGAACGAGGCGGGGCTGCTATGA
- a CDS encoding class II aldolase/adducin family protein, giving the protein MATQADAQELAALRALSAAIGQDPHLTQAAGGNTSLKAGDTLWIKASGTWLKDALADDIMVPVAMAPLLEAVERRDPAADQPQAFAIGALNPRGLRPSIETTVHALMPQRVVLHVHCVDTISLAVQADCEVLAARRLAGIQWAYVPYRRPGLPLAQGISERLRPGIDVLILGNHGLVVAAETVTGAEALLRRVTGLLARAPREAAAPDIAALTALAANSGYRLPIDTEAHAVAIDPDSRRMASGGSLYPDHVIFLGKGSVVAAPGEDVAAVVRRRGAQPLSILFPGLGVLMRANASAGADAMQRCLADVTARVDVTATLNYLTEAENDELVNWDAEQYRQKLNASGG; this is encoded by the coding sequence ATGGCGACCCAGGCGGATGCGCAGGAATTGGCGGCGCTGCGGGCGCTTTCGGCCGCCATCGGACAGGATCCGCATCTGACCCAGGCCGCCGGCGGCAACACCTCGCTGAAAGCCGGAGACACGCTGTGGATCAAGGCTTCCGGGACCTGGCTGAAAGACGCGCTCGCCGATGACATCATGGTGCCGGTGGCGATGGCGCCATTGCTCGAGGCGGTTGAACGACGCGATCCCGCCGCCGACCAGCCTCAGGCCTTCGCCATCGGCGCGCTCAACCCGCGCGGGCTGCGTCCCTCGATCGAGACCACGGTGCATGCCTTGATGCCGCAGCGCGTGGTCCTGCATGTCCACTGCGTCGACACCATTTCGCTTGCGGTGCAGGCCGATTGCGAGGTCCTGGCCGCGCGCCGGCTCGCAGGCATCCAATGGGCCTATGTTCCCTACCGCCGGCCGGGCCTGCCGCTGGCCCAGGGCATCTCCGAAAGGCTGCGGCCGGGCATCGATGTCCTGATCCTGGGCAATCACGGCCTCGTCGTCGCGGCCGAGACCGTCACCGGAGCGGAGGCGCTGTTGCGCCGCGTCACCGGGCTTCTGGCAAGGGCGCCGCGCGAAGCGGCCGCGCCTGACATCGCGGCACTGACCGCGCTTGCCGCAAACTCCGGCTACCGCTTGCCCATCGACACCGAGGCGCACGCGGTCGCCATCGATCCCGACAGCCGCCGCATGGCATCGGGCGGCAGCCTCTATCCCGACCATGTCATCTTCCTCGGCAAGGGTTCGGTGGTGGCTGCGCCCGGCGAGGACGTCGCCGCTGTCGTCAGGCGTCGCGGCGCCCAGCCCCTGTCGATCCTGTTCCCGGGGCTCGGCGTCCTGATGCGCGCCAATGCCAGCGCCGGCGCCGACGCCATGCAGCGTTGCCTTGCCGACGTGACGGCGCGGGTCGATGTCACGGCGACGTTGAATTACCTTACCGAGGCGGAGAACGACGAACTCGTCAACTGGGACGCCGAGCAGTACCGCCAGAAACTGAACGCCTCCGGTGGCTGA
- a CDS encoding DeoR/GlpR family DNA-binding transcription regulator: MSDSGRQRQIVELLRDRPFASVRELQERLGVSAATVRRDIDRIDEAGEARKVYGGVSALDGTSQAGVAYARPYDENRDLAVEAKRQIANLAATMVRDGDAVIVHGGSTCFHLGVKLAERSIRLYTNSMPLAAYLSDHGHCSLTVAGGDLHREPGIIHSLTHPAPFYASKFFLGAQGIGQEGLLESHPLLVRSIVELSQCADQIVVLADSRKLSIQARNVALPLSRIGTLVTDDGLSDADARMLEDAGVMVRIASTTGAIA; the protein is encoded by the coding sequence TTGAGCGACTCCGGCCGCCAGCGTCAGATCGTCGAACTCTTGCGTGATCGCCCCTTCGCCTCGGTGCGGGAGCTGCAGGAGCGGCTCGGCGTTTCGGCCGCGACGGTGCGGCGCGACATCGACCGGATCGACGAGGCGGGCGAGGCGCGCAAGGTCTATGGCGGTGTTTCGGCGCTCGACGGCACGTCGCAGGCCGGCGTCGCCTATGCCCGGCCCTATGACGAGAATCGCGACCTCGCGGTCGAGGCCAAGCGGCAGATCGCCAACCTAGCCGCGACCATGGTGCGCGACGGCGACGCGGTTATCGTGCATGGCGGCTCGACCTGTTTCCATCTCGGGGTCAAGCTCGCCGAGCGCAGCATCCGGCTCTACACCAACTCGATGCCGCTGGCGGCGTATCTGAGCGATCATGGCCATTGCAGCCTGACCGTTGCCGGCGGCGACCTGCATCGCGAGCCGGGCATCATTCACTCGCTCACCCATCCGGCACCTTTCTACGCTTCGAAGTTCTTTCTCGGCGCGCAAGGCATCGGCCAGGAAGGCTTGCTGGAATCGCACCCGCTGCTGGTGCGCTCGATCGTCGAGCTTAGCCAGTGCGCCGACCAGATCGTCGTGCTGGCCGACAGCCGCAAGCTTTCGATCCAGGCCCGTAACGTTGCGCTGCCCCTGTCGCGCATCGGCACGCTGGTCACCGACGACGGTCTTTCCGATGCCGACGCGCGCATGCTGGAGGATGCCGGCGTCATGGTGCGGATTGCTTCGACCACGGGAGCCATCGCATGA